The Pseudoalteromonas sp. N1230-9 genome segment TATCGCTGCCTATGTATGGTAACTTGGCGTCTGAACCTTCAACCCATGATGTTGCTTATGTAACCATGGACCGCGGTGGCGCGAAAGCGGTTGGTTTTAACCGCTCTGGTGGTTTTTCTGTTAATACCGTGTCTAAGTCTGGTACTGATGAATTCCACGGTAACATCGAATACAAAGCACAGCCAAAAAGCTTTGTTGCAACGCCAGTGGGAGAAGAAAGCTATGAGATGGATAAAAGCTGGCTAACAGCAAGTTTAGGCGGCCCACTTATCGAAGATACCCTCTATTTTTATACCTCATATTATCGCCCTGAAGAAACACGCTCTAATAAAGGCACGGTCTACGGTGATGTTAAAGACTATGAAAGTGTTCGTGATGAATACTTTGGTAAATTAACTTGGGCACCGACCGACGATATTTTAATTAATATTTCACAACGAACCTCGGATAAAACACTTAAAGGTCGCTCAATTGGTGCTTACGAAACAGATAGCGTCTCTGCAGGTGATAAAGCTGATCAAGATATCTTTACACTAGATGGTTCATGGATTTTAGGCTCAGCAACCACCCTATCATTCCAGTACAGTAAATTTGATTTAGAAACGGGTTCACAACCTGATAACCCGCTTAGTGTTGTTCCTTCATTAAATGGCCAACTTGATGTCAATAATCTAACGGAAATGGGTTATTTTTCAGTACCTAGCTTAATAGACTATGATCCCGCTGACGGGTTCACCGAAGAGCAAATTGCGATACACAACGCTGGAGCCTCAGCACTCATCAACACCTATGGTTATCTAGAAGATGGCGTGATGAAAGGCAGTGGCGGTGTAGGTGCATTTGCAACTTATGATAATCAAAACTTCTATCGTGACTCTTTTGAAATAAACCTAGAGCATGAATTTGATTGGGGCGATACATATCACACACTTCATTTTGGTGCGAAGTGGGAAGAAGGTGAAGAGCAACTTACACGCTTATCAAATGGTTGGGGACGTATTGCATACATTGGTGGCTTAGTTGATCCTGATGCCGATACTGAAGGCTTTGACCCTGCTGATGCGGTTTACCGTGCCCATGTACAGCAAATGAGCTTAGCAACCGATGGCGGCACAACAGTTTCGGGGATTAACTCAGAAACGCGAAGCCTCAACTTTGAAATTAACGATACCATTGAGCATGGGGATTGGACCTATAACTTAGGTTTACTTGTTAGCCAAGACACTTGGTATGGCCAAGGCTTGAAAAAGAAATCTGGCACAATCTCTGGCTACGAAGTTGCTCCTGGCCACAAATATGAAATGTATCAAACAGATTGGAAAGATATGCTGCAACCGCGATTAGGTGCAACATGGACCTACTCAGGTGAAGACTCAATATTTGCCAACTTTGCAATCTATAACCCAGAAGCAAGCTCACTTTCACGGGCAGCATCTTGGGACCGTAATACCCGCGCCGAAATCGAACTGCTTTTAGATGAATCGGGTAATATTCTTTCGGCATCTCCGCGCCGTGGTTCATCGGGTAAAGCATTTCAAGAAGATATGAAACCTCGTCGTATTAACGAGTTTACATTGGGTACAACCAAGTATATTGGCTCAGACTTAGTATTACGTGCTCACGTACGTCACCGTAAAGGTATGCACTTTTGGGAAGATATGCCAAATACAGCACGCTTAACAGACTACTCTGGCGTTGATGCTGACGGCGTACCACAGCATATTGCAGACAAAGGTTTATATATTGATAACCTAGATGCAATTCGCGATGAAATCGGTGGTTCTTCGTATGTAATCGCCGAGGTTGATGGCGGTGAAACCAAGTACTGGGAAGCAAGCATTGAAGCTGAGTACATGGGTGAAAATACCTATATCAATGCCTCTTATGTATGGAGCCACTACTACGGTAACTTTGACCAAGACAACACCACCACAACCAACGATGCCAACAACTTTATTGGCTCGTCGTACTATGGTGATGGTCGCGGCCGTTATTCATGGGATAACCGCTACGGTAAGCTCTCAGGCGATAAACCACATCTATTAAAAGTGTATGGTTATTACACATTGCCTTGGGAAGCCAACTTAGGTGCTTATTTCGTATTCCAATCTGGTAGTGCATGGGAGAACTGGGATGGTACTCGATATGGCTACTCGTCAACCTCAACATCTAGCCACGTGAGCCGCTATGCAGAACCTGCTGGTTCTCGCAGAACAGCAAGCCATTGGCAACTTGACTTGAACTACACGCAAGACTTTAAGTTCTCAGGTGATATGGAATTACAATTGCGTGCTGACTTATTCAATGTGTTTAATCGTCAAACGGGCTATAACAAAAACCCATATGTAATTGATGAAAACTACGGTGAATCACGCAGCTACTATAACCCTCGCAGCTTACAGTTATCAGTTAACTTTAAGTTCTAAACCAGTTAAATCCTGTTGGGGGTCGCATATGCGGCCCTTTTTTTATACTCAATAAACTGAGCAACATACCTACCTTGATTACGCCCTCGCTTCTCTATTTTTTAACGGATAGAATCTGCATATAAAAAATATTTTAGAAAGTAGAAGAACAGTCTTCCAAGAGTAGCTTTAAGCGACGAGTATCCTGATGCCTTTTATATAACTAAAGCCAAGGCGTTTCATAGCTGTTGTGTATCTATTTTAAGATTTAATTGAATTGTTAGGTTTAGCTAAAACTAAAAACGAGGCCTGTGCCTCGTTTTGTAATTATTACTGATAAAGTAAATAAGGTTGTCGCTGTCGTTTAAAGGTCGCTAAATCCTCCTGCCAGCTTTGCCTAATTTGTTGCTCAGTTTGGCCAGCTTCAATGGCTAAACGTAATTTATCCGTGCCTGCGAGCTTATCCATAAAGTCAGGACGTTCAAAAAAAGTCTGATTGGTATCTCGCAACGTTTGGTAGGCCGAAATAAATACACTTAAATCTAGACCATGAATATCAGCATCTCGTAAGTCTTGACCAAATACTTCGACCCCTTTGAATTTAGGGTGCATTGAAGCACCTTTAATCGCCCTTGGCGTAAAACTAAATTCGCCAAGTTTAACTGGCGAGTAACCAACAACTTGAAACGGAAAATCAGTACCACGGCCAATAGTTACAGGGGTTGCTTCAAAGAAGCACAATGATGGATAAAGCGCAATTGACTGGGCATTCGGTAAGTTAGGACTAGGCTTTATTGGTAGCTCATAAGCCATAGTACGGTCATAATTTGCAACAGGCACGACACTCAGCTCAAGCTTATCAGCGTCATTTATCCAACCTTCACCTTTGATCATTTGAGCAAGTTCAGCCACTGTCATACCGTGTAAAACAGGAATTTCGTGCATGCCAACAAACGAGCGAAATTGTGGATCAAGGATAGGCCCATCAACATAAGCAATATTCGGGTTTGGCCTATCGAGTACCACAACCTGTTTACCATTTTCAGCGGCAGCTTCCATCACGTAATGCATTGAGCTTATATAGGTATAAAAACGCACACCGACATCTTGAATATCAAAAATAATAACGTCTAAATCAGCGAGCATCTCAGGGCTTGGCTTTTTATTGCTGCCATAAATAGATACAACATCGATACCTGTTTTAGCATCTACCGTGCTTTTAACGTGAGCTCCAGCGTCATGATCGCCGCGAAAGCCATGCTCTGGGGCAAATATTTTGCTAACGACAACGCCTTTATCTAGTAATGCATCAACCAAGTGTTGACCATCAACCACTGATGTTTGGTTAACCACTAAGCCAACACGTTTTCCTTTTAATACAGGTACATAAGCTTGAAAATTGGCTGCGCCCACCTGCAAAGGCTGCAGCTTCTGAGCTGCTTGTACAGGCGTTTCTTGGCAACCTAAAAGCGCAAAACAACTAACGAGTAATACAGCTAAAAAGCGCATTATTTTTCAACCGCCTTACGTAAAAAGCCACCTGCTTTTGACAATAACTGTTTTGCTTCAGGGGCTGGTTTTCCGGTTAACACGATTAAAATAGCCAGTTTTGCACTTTGCTCAGCTTGCTTTAATGCATCCACGGCTTGCTGCTGAGAGCAATCTGTTGCTTGCATGACAATACGAATAGCACGAGCGTGTAACTTTTCGTTACTGGCATTCACATCAACCATCAGATTTTTATACACCTTGCCTGTGCGGATCATGCTGGCTGTACTTAGCATATTCAACACCAGCTTCTGTGCCGTGCCCGATTTCATACGTGTAGAGCCAGTTACAGCTTCTGCACCCACCACGGGGCAAATGCCGATTTGTGGTAAACGCATCACTGCTGAATCAGGATTACAGGTGACACCTACAGTGACACAACCAAGTGATTTAGCGTATTCAATTGCCGAGCAAACATAAGGAGTACGGCCACTGGCAGCAATACCAACCACCACATCTTTACTGGTTAAATTGGCATTTTTTAAATCTTCAATAGCAAGTGTTGTACTATCTTCAGCCCCTTCTACAGCTTTTTTAACCGCAGTGTCACCACCAGCAATAATGCCGAGCACTTGCTGATCGCTCACGCTATAAGTAGGCGCACATTCAACCGCATCCAAAATACCTAAACGACCACTGGTGCCAGCACCAATGTAAATTAATCTGCCACCTTGCTGAAATGCTTCAACGACATGATCGACAGCTTCACTAATTTGTGGGATCACTCGTTTCACGGCACCCGCTACTTTATGATCTTCATTATTGATTTTAGTGAGGATCTCAGTGGAGCTGAGCAGATCGATATCCAAAGTGTCTGGGTTTTGTCCTTCAGAGACAATACCGTTTAACTCTTCGAGTAACTCACGTTGTTGCTTAAAGACGTGCTCAGGGCTCATTGGGTTGTCCTTTTTCAATAATGTCATGGTAATGCTTTGCCGCTAAAATGGCGGCACCAGTTAATGAATCTCCCTTACAAGGAGATAATTCGTTTTGTAAAGCGAGTGGCAATAACGGTTGGCTGACTTTCGCCAAACCACCAATTAAAATCACCGGTAACGGCGAGTTACCTCGGCTTTTATTTATTAACCTAACCACCGATTGGGTGTGCTCTGTTAATACCGTTTTTGCCGCCTCACAGTCGTTTTGTAAGCTAAACACCAACGGGCTAAATGCTGCATAATCCGCGGGTTTTGCTTGTTTAAGCCAACTACTAATTGTTTGACGAGTGCATCCTAGCTGCTCACTCAAACGAATAGTTAATCGGCTTTTTGGTAAATCGTAAATATCTATATCGTTTAATAATTGCTGCACAGCCATCAGGCCGATACGCGCACCACCGCCAAAATCATCAACGGTAAAACCCCAACCGCTCACCAACTTAGTTTGCTTTTGCGCGTTTAATCGTGCCCCGACAGCACCGGTGCCAAGGGCAATAACCACACATGGCTCACCAAGATTAGCACCATATAATGACGTAATGGCATCGCTGGTAATTTGCAAACTGGCAAATTCTATTTCGTAAATCAGCTTGAGCATCACTGTTAATTGCTCAGCAAGGCTCTGCGATGAGCCACCAGCAACACCCATAACGGTGACAATTTCACTAGGCTCAGCGCCACTTTGCTGGCAAACATCACGGGTCACTTTAACAATGTTTTCTAACGCTAAATCAAGATCATTCGAGATTGATGCTGAACCTGCTTGGGCATAAAAAGTAGCGCCACTTGCCTGCTCTTTTAGCTCAGCTAACACTTTGGTACCGCCACCATCAATGGCTAAAACATAGCGTACGGCCATTTATGCACTCTTCTCGTGCGTCGCTTTACCTAAGCAACACACCAATGTCGCAAGCAAAGTGCCAATGCACAGCTGCCAAGTAAAGCCTAAGTAAAAACGCATTGACTCAGGTAGTAGCCAGTCAATCATGTACGGCTGCATTAGTAAGGTCACCATAAAGCCCGCTATTAGCGCTGCTAACACTGAGCCTTCACTGCCTCGTTTGGTGAACAAGGTGGTAAAATACACACCTAACAAACCGCTGTACGAGAACACCATTACACTTAGCGCAAATTTTAATAATGGCATATCACTGTATTGCTGCCAGAAATAACAAAGAATAGCCATCAGCGCTAAGGCAAGGCTAACCATTGCCATCCCTACACGACCTGCTCTCACAAAGTGATGATCGCTTACTTGCTTGTTATGCTTTTCTAAATACGGGCGATAGATATCTTGTACAATGACTGAAGACATCGAACTAAGCCCAGAGTTCAAAGTAGAAATAGCCGCAGCAATAATACCCACGCTGACTAAACCTTTAACCCCGGCTGGTACTTCGTTTAATACGTAGTACATAAAGATAGTGATTTTTTCGCCATTAAATTCTTGTACGACCGTTTGCCCAGCTTCGTTATTCATTAGTGCAGGTTGCTGATAAACAATATAAAGCAGCAAACCAATAAAGATAAAAATAGCCATAACCGGGATCACCATCACCACCGATAGTAATAACGCTTTACTGCCTTCTTTTGGACTTTTACAGGTTAATAAACGCTGCGTCATATCTTGGTCTAAACCAAATGCGGCGATGTTTAATAGCACAAACCCCGTTAACACAGAGGCCATGTTGAATACCCCTGACGGGCCAAAGTCTAAATCAAATTTAAACAGCGCAAGTTTTGAATCTGCACCAGGACTTGGCTCATTCAGCGTTGCAATAATGGTTGAAAAATCAGCCGGAATAACATTCAACAAGCACCAAATAACCGCAATAGCCGCACTGACATAAACGATACTTTGCAGTACATCAGAATAAATAACGCTACGAATACCCCCTAAAAAGGTATAAAGCAGACCCGCCAGCGCCAGCACTAAAGTCGCGATAACCACACTATCGGCATCGATATTGCCATATAGAATCATCGCCACAGCAATAGCGGCCATGTATAAACGAGCACCACTGGCAAACACACGGCCAAATAAATACATCATGCCGCTACGGCGCTTGGCCTTTGGCCCGATACGTTTTTCAAGCAGTTCATACACAGTGAACACTTTTTGCTGGTAGAACTTTGGAATTAAAAACGCCGACACCACAAATGCCGCAATAAACGCACCGATATTAGTCGCAAGGTAAGAAAAGTCACCTTGATAGCCTTGATCTGGCCCGCCAATAAACGTTGCCGCTGATTGCGAAGTCGCTAAAACAGAAATAGCCACCATCCACGTTGGCATGCTATTTCCGCCTAGAAAAAAATCTTGGCTTGAGTTAGCGCGTTTGCGATTAAACCACCAGCCACTTAGCAATAAAATTGCACCATAACTTGCGAATACTAGCCAATCGAGAAAAGCGTAATTTGCACTCATTTATTATCCTAACCCAAACCCTAATGGAATATATTATTCCACCATTATGACAAAATTAAAATAGTTTTATTTTATTATTTTTATTCAACTAAGCTAGGTAATTGCCACTGACTTTGCTTCTGTTGGTATTGCGCTTTAGTCAAGCTGACTAATAGCGGCTTTTTACGTTCATCTAACCAAGCAAGTAACGCATCCATATTGCTTTCTGTCATTGCTGTGCAACCTGCTGTAGGTTTACTTGGCGCGCGCCATAAATGCATAAAGATACAACTGCCCGCACCATTGATATTGCTTGGATTATGCTTAACAACAATGCCTTTTTTGTAAAGGTTATCTTGGCTGTAAATATCACGACGCATCCATTCTGAAGAGTCTTTTACGGCATCTTCACCTACTTGTGCTTTATCAACCAATTGGTTGTAAAACGGTGAGCCTTTCACATCAATACAATAATCATTGGCGGTCATTGCTTGATAACTGAGGTTTGTTTGCAATGAATCTAAATAACCAAAAGCAGTACCAAGCTCAAAAATACCTGCTGGCGCTTTACCATCACCTTCTTGTTTTCGTTGACCAGGCTGTGCAGGATGCAGCCCCACTCCCCACGCAAGGCCAGTACGACCTAGTACCACCGCGTGTTGCTGGCCTTGTTGTTGCCAGCTACCAGCAGTTTTTTCAAAGCGATACAGGGTGGCATCAATGGCATCACTGTCATTGGCCACCACCACGACGAGCTGTTGATGGCTGTTATCAATAACAGGTTTTGGTGATTCTTTGCTGGCACAAGCCGATAAACTCATAACTGCAATAAGACTGACTAGTTTTTTCATGCTGGCCATACTCCGTTTGTAATTAGTTCAAGCCCCGTTATTGATTCAATGCCAAGACCTGGGGCATCCGATAAGCGTATTTGTGGGCCGCTAAATTCAACGCCCCCTTGCACAGGGTCATATTGACCAAGGGCTGGGCCATCTAAATCGATTTTACTGATTTGCTGTGCTTTGGCAGAGGCTAAATGTGCAGCACCAGCTACGGCAATACTGCCCTCTAGCATACAACCTATCATACACTCTGCTTGATATTGGGCTGTGATATTAGCAATCTCAATTGCTCGGCTTAAACCGCCCGTTTTCATTAATTTAATATTGATAATATCAACTGCACCAAGTTCTAAAAGTTGGATCACTTGCTTCGGTGAAAAGGCGCTTTCATCGGCCATAATCGGGGTATTCACTCGCTCAGTAATATATTTGAGACCTTGAATATCACTGCTTTTTACTGGCTGCTCAACCAACTCTAATACCACGCCTGCTTGCTCTAGTTGCTGCAGTGCAAACACAGTTTGTTTGGCATCCCAGCCTTGGTTTACATCTAAACGTAACTGCGCCTTAGCGGCAAAGCCTGCATGAATTGCTTTTACGCGTTCAATATCTTGATTAAGGTTATTGCCGATTTTTATTTTTAATACATCAAAGCCTTGCTCAACCGCTCGCTGACAGTCACTGAGCATTTTATCTATGTTATCGACACTAATGGTGATATCGGTTTTCAGCGCTGACTTACCACCGCCAAGTAACTTATATAAAGGCGCTTGATAGAGCTTGCCCCACAAGTCGTAAACCGCCAACTCTAAGGCCGCTTTTGCACTACTGTTACCAACCACGGTTGATTGAATAATGTGGGTTAGCTGGTTAATATTTTCGATTTCTTGCCCGACTAGTTTAGGGGCAATAAACTGCTGAATGACCGCTATCATTCCTTGATGGCTATCGCCTGTAATAACCGGTGTTGAGGCCGCAGAGCCATAGCCAACTTGGCCACATTCGGTGTCGATTAAAACCACTAAGTCCTCAATAAAACTTACTTCTCTCAGTGCTGTTTTAAATGGAGTAACTAATGGCACTTTGAGCTTTGCAAAGCGAACAGCTTTAATTTTCATAATGGCCTCTAGCGAATACGCTTAATGTTATAAACACGATCTAAGTAGCTGGTTTCTTGAGATAATCTAAGTGGCAATAATGGCGTGACCGACACCCCATTCAAGGCACTACTATAAAAACTGCCATCGCCTTTGTTATAACCTAAGCCTTTAACGTCATGAATAACATAAGGCTCACCATGATGCTCCCCTAAGTACATCATTACATGACCCGGAATATAAATTAGATCGCCAATCGCCATGTTTTTAACCGTTGACAACTTATCATCTGCCGCAGTATTTTTATCAAAACGACTATTTTTCCCGTATTCACTACTGCCTTGCTGCCCTGAATTACGCGGCATTAGGAGGCCAAAACTCTTATAAATTTCACCAACAAACCCTGTGCAGTCGCGGCCATTGTAATCATGACCCCAACCATAACGCTCGCCTAAAAACTTAAAGCCTTGTTTAATCAGATTCTGCTCGTTGTAGTCTAGGTAGCCTAAATTTACATCGGCAGTTTTGCTGATCATCGCAGCTTTAATAACCAGTTTGCCTTGCTCATCGCGGGTAGGTAACTGTACAACATGGCTAGCATAGCTGTTTTGGCCGTTGAGCAAATACGGTACTTGCTCATTATCAACTAAAGGTAAGCGTACTCCCATATCGAGCTGTACTTCTGAAAGGCTTTCATCGCTTGGCACATAAGCGGTATTTACTTTTGCACCAGTTACCACCAAGAAGTTATCTTGTTCGCGATAAGCTTTTATTTTATCCGCATCTGCAAAGGCAAGATCTTCGGCAGGCGTCCACGCTAAGTAGTTGTAAGCACGTACTAACAGCCATTTTTTATCTGCGCTTTGATGCAATACAGCAACCGCTTCGCCCGGGAACATACCGCTTTCTTGAAAGCGATCTAAGTCTTGATCAAGGCCGCTATTTAAAACTCTATCCCAGGTTGGAAAAGTACGTAATGCAGTGCGCTTAACGACCACAGCAAAGCGTACCTCATTGCTATCTGCGACCTTATTAAGGTTTAAGTTAGCCTGATATTTTGCAAAATCTTTCGCGGTGAGTTGTCGGCCATCGGTAAAAAAGCGCGGGCTTTTTGGAATTGAGCTTGCCGAATGAATGGCGCTTGTTAGCTCGTCTTTAGTGAGCGATTTTTGAAATGACAGTGGATCAACAATGTATTTATTATCTTTAATTAATTTCTCGTTGAAGGCTGCAATTTGCGCCTCTGTCATGATCATTTTTGCTGATCCACCTTTCGCTAACCAGTAACTTGGTGAAAGCTGTGACTGCGTAACCCCGATAACATCTGATTGCCAACCCTCAGCATGCATAGGTGCACTAAAAGCAACACCTAAAGTAATTGATAAAGCAATAATTGAACGATGCATAGCTGTTCCTTAATTCTTTGTAAATGCGTGAATCTAATAATTTAGCAAATGCGTGCAGCCCCTTACTTGCAGTGTCGATAAGCTCCTTCGCATACACAAAACAAAATTCACAATTATTATTTTTTTTGGAATATTTTATTAAATTTACCACAAATTTATTATGAAGCAAGGTAACTTAATTTTCATACTTATTAACTTATTTGCATCCAAAGTGTTAGCAACTACGTTTATAGTGTAAACCTCCCTTGAAAAGGAATTTATAAAAATGAACAAGTTATACCTATTGCTGGGCTGTATTAGCTGCTCAGGAGACGCGTTAGCAAATATTGAAAAAATCACTGTGTATGGGCATCGCACAGGATTAATAGGTGAATCAATTAGTGCCTCAAGCGGTGTTATTGGTCAAGGTGAAATTGAAAACCGCCCCATGCTAAGAAGTACTGAAATGCTTGAACTCATTCCAGGTATGGCGGTAACGCAACATAGTGGCTCAGGTAAAGCAAACCAATATTTTATTCGTGGCTTTAACCTAGATCACGGGACTGATTTTGCGACCAATATTGATGGTATGCCGATTAATATGCGTAGCCATGGCCATGGTCAAGGTTATACGGATTTAAACTTCATCATTCCTGAAACCATTGCCACCGTTAGCTACCAAAAAGGAAGTTATGATGCTCGACAGGGTGACTTTTCTACAGCAGGCAGTGCCTATTTTCACCTTACAGATAATCCAAAACACCAGCAACTCGACTTTACTGTTGGTGAAGATAGCTACTTAAGAGCAGTAGCCTTAGGCCATATAAAAGTTGGTAACGGAAAATTAATAGCTGCAACAGAGTGGCAAGGTTATGATGGCCCTTGGCAAGACATTGATGAAGACGTAAATAAAAAGAACGCCCTACTTCGCTATGTGAACGAATCAAAAAGTGGCAACTTATCAATTACAGCTATGGCTTACGACAACAGCTGGAACTCTGCAGATCAAATCCCTCAAAGAGCCATTGATCAAGGTATTATCTCTGAACTAGGGTCGCTGGACACCACGCTAGGCGGTGAATCGAGTCGTTATAGTTTATCGACGAACTGGCAAAACGAACACTTTACAGCTAACGCTTATATTATTGATTATGAGCTAAATTTATTTTCTAACTTCTCTTATTTGCTAAATGACCCTATTAATGGTGACCAATTCAACCAACAAGATAAGCGCACAATTTCAGGCGGAGCTCTGAGCTATCAATTTTCCGATAAACTATACGC includes the following:
- a CDS encoding sodium:solute symporter; this encodes MSANYAFLDWLVFASYGAILLLSGWWFNRKRANSSQDFFLGGNSMPTWMVAISVLATSQSAATFIGGPDQGYQGDFSYLATNIGAFIAAFVVSAFLIPKFYQQKVFTVYELLEKRIGPKAKRRSGMMYLFGRVFASGARLYMAAIAVAMILYGNIDADSVVIATLVLALAGLLYTFLGGIRSVIYSDVLQSIVYVSAAIAVIWCLLNVIPADFSTIIATLNEPSPGADSKLALFKFDLDFGPSGVFNMASVLTGFVLLNIAAFGLDQDMTQRLLTCKSPKEGSKALLLSVVMVIPVMAIFIFIGLLLYIVYQQPALMNNEAGQTVVQEFNGEKITIFMYYVLNEVPAGVKGLVSVGIIAAAISTLNSGLSSMSSVIVQDIYRPYLEKHNKQVSDHHFVRAGRVGMAMVSLALALMAILCYFWQQYSDMPLLKFALSVMVFSYSGLLGVYFTTLFTKRGSEGSVLAALIAGFMVTLLMQPYMIDWLLPESMRFYLGFTWQLCIGTLLATLVCCLGKATHEKSA
- a CDS encoding TonB-dependent receptor, whose amino-acid sequence is MKQHASSLALSYIAKATNHALRTKKTALTGVIMAAALTSAPALANLTGGIKGKVSTPAAQQSLAGITVTAKSNVMPKARTVTTREDGSYDLPQLKPGTYELTFTDKNGVSQTMTVDVLLEQTSSLNITLGGADENVEVITVTGSKLYRQGKSALTNSLGQEGINNVPVGQDYRDLLKLVPGVELSANTTLGPSAGGSGVDNSYGFDGVNVSLPMYGNLASEPSTHDVAYVTMDRGGAKAVGFNRSGGFSVNTVSKSGTDEFHGNIEYKAQPKSFVATPVGEESYEMDKSWLTASLGGPLIEDTLYFYTSYYRPEETRSNKGTVYGDVKDYESVRDEYFGKLTWAPTDDILINISQRTSDKTLKGRSIGAYETDSVSAGDKADQDIFTLDGSWILGSATTLSFQYSKFDLETGSQPDNPLSVVPSLNGQLDVNNLTEMGYFSVPSLIDYDPADGFTEEQIAIHNAGASALINTYGYLEDGVMKGSGGVGAFATYDNQNFYRDSFEINLEHEFDWGDTYHTLHFGAKWEEGEEQLTRLSNGWGRIAYIGGLVDPDADTEGFDPADAVYRAHVQQMSLATDGGTTVSGINSETRSLNFEINDTIEHGDWTYNLGLLVSQDTWYGQGLKKKSGTISGYEVAPGHKYEMYQTDWKDMLQPRLGATWTYSGEDSIFANFAIYNPEASSLSRAASWDRNTRAEIELLLDESGNILSASPRRGSSGKAFQEDMKPRRINEFTLGTTKYIGSDLVLRAHVRHRKGMHFWEDMPNTARLTDYSGVDADGVPQHIADKGLYIDNLDAIRDEIGGSSYVIAEVDGGETKYWEASIEAEYMGENTYINASYVWSHYYGNFDQDNTTTTNDANNFIGSSYYGDGRGRYSWDNRYGKLSGDKPHLLKVYGYYTLPWEANLGAYFVFQSGSAWENWDGTRYGYSSTSTSSHVSRYAEPAGSRRTASHWQLDLNYTQDFKFSGDMELQLRADLFNVFNRQTGYNKNPYVIDENYGESRSYYNPRSLQLSVNFKF
- a CDS encoding SH3 domain-containing protein, coding for MHRSIIALSITLGVAFSAPMHAEGWQSDVIGVTQSQLSPSYWLAKGGSAKMIMTEAQIAAFNEKLIKDNKYIVDPLSFQKSLTKDELTSAIHSASSIPKSPRFFTDGRQLTAKDFAKYQANLNLNKVADSNEVRFAVVVKRTALRTFPTWDRVLNSGLDQDLDRFQESGMFPGEAVAVLHQSADKKWLLVRAYNYLAWTPAEDLAFADADKIKAYREQDNFLVVTGAKVNTAYVPSDESLSEVQLDMGVRLPLVDNEQVPYLLNGQNSYASHVVQLPTRDEQGKLVIKAAMISKTADVNLGYLDYNEQNLIKQGFKFLGERYGWGHDYNGRDCTGFVGEIYKSFGLLMPRNSGQQGSSEYGKNSRFDKNTAADDKLSTVKNMAIGDLIYIPGHVMMYLGEHHGEPYVIHDVKGLGYNKGDGSFYSSALNGVSVTPLLPLRLSQETSYLDRVYNIKRIR
- the murQ gene encoding N-acetylmuramic acid 6-phosphate etherase → MSPEHVFKQQRELLEELNGIVSEGQNPDTLDIDLLSSTEILTKINNEDHKVAGAVKRVIPQISEAVDHVVEAFQQGGRLIYIGAGTSGRLGILDAVECAPTYSVSDQQVLGIIAGGDTAVKKAVEGAEDSTTLAIEDLKNANLTSKDVVVGIAASGRTPYVCSAIEYAKSLGCVTVGVTCNPDSAVMRLPQIGICPVVGAEAVTGSTRMKSGTAQKLVLNMLSTASMIRTGKVYKNLMVDVNASNEKLHARAIRIVMQATDCSQQQAVDALKQAEQSAKLAILIVLTGKPAPEAKQLLSKAGGFLRKAVEK
- a CDS encoding mandelate racemase/muconate lactonizing enzyme family protein, translating into MKIKAVRFAKLKVPLVTPFKTALREVSFIEDLVVLIDTECGQVGYGSAASTPVITGDSHQGMIAVIQQFIAPKLVGQEIENINQLTHIIQSTVVGNSSAKAALELAVYDLWGKLYQAPLYKLLGGGKSALKTDITISVDNIDKMLSDCQRAVEQGFDVLKIKIGNNLNQDIERVKAIHAGFAAKAQLRLDVNQGWDAKQTVFALQQLEQAGVVLELVEQPVKSSDIQGLKYITERVNTPIMADESAFSPKQVIQLLELGAVDIINIKLMKTGGLSRAIEIANITAQYQAECMIGCMLEGSIAVAGAAHLASAKAQQISKIDLDGPALGQYDPVQGGVEFSGPQIRLSDAPGLGIESITGLELITNGVWPA
- a CDS encoding L,D-transpeptidase family protein, yielding MKKLVSLIAVMSLSACASKESPKPVIDNSHQQLVVVVANDSDAIDATLYRFEKTAGSWQQQGQQHAVVLGRTGLAWGVGLHPAQPGQRKQEGDGKAPAGIFELGTAFGYLDSLQTNLSYQAMTANDYCIDVKGSPFYNQLVDKAQVGEDAVKDSSEWMRRDIYSQDNLYKKGIVVKHNPSNINGAGSCIFMHLWRAPSKPTAGCTAMTESNMDALLAWLDERKKPLLVSLTKAQYQQKQSQWQLPSLVE
- a CDS encoding BadF/BadG/BcrA/BcrD ATPase family protein — translated: MAVRYVLAIDGGGTKVLAELKEQASGATFYAQAGSASISNDLDLALENIVKVTRDVCQQSGAEPSEIVTVMGVAGGSSQSLAEQLTVMLKLIYEIEFASLQITSDAITSLYGANLGEPCVVIALGTGAVGARLNAQKQTKLVSGWGFTVDDFGGGARIGLMAVQQLLNDIDIYDLPKSRLTIRLSEQLGCTRQTISSWLKQAKPADYAAFSPLVFSLQNDCEAAKTVLTEHTQSVVRLINKSRGNSPLPVILIGGLAKVSQPLLPLALQNELSPCKGDSLTGAAILAAKHYHDIIEKGQPNEP
- a CDS encoding exo-beta-N-acetylmuramidase NamZ family protein: MRFLAVLLVSCFALLGCQETPVQAAQKLQPLQVGAANFQAYVPVLKGKRVGLVVNQTSVVDGQHLVDALLDKGVVVSKIFAPEHGFRGDHDAGAHVKSTVDAKTGIDVVSIYGSNKKPSPEMLADLDVIIFDIQDVGVRFYTYISSMHYVMEAAAENGKQVVVLDRPNPNIAYVDGPILDPQFRSFVGMHEIPVLHGMTVAELAQMIKGEGWINDADKLELSVVPVANYDRTMAYELPIKPSPNLPNAQSIALYPSLCFFEATPVTIGRGTDFPFQVVGYSPVKLGEFSFTPRAIKGASMHPKFKGVEVFGQDLRDADIHGLDLSVFISAYQTLRDTNQTFFERPDFMDKLAGTDKLRLAIEAGQTEQQIRQSWQEDLATFKRQRQPYLLYQ